The Periplaneta americana isolate PAMFEO1 chromosome 2, P.americana_PAMFEO1_priV1, whole genome shotgun sequence genome has a window encoding:
- the LOC138695067 gene encoding acyl-CoA Delta-9 desaturase-like: MASEVSSQDGARQPLIWGNVIGIALFHLLALYGLVTLPLAQIRWQTYLWAYFLYLAGGFGVAGGVHRLWSHRTYKARWPLKVILLMCYSVSGMNSVYDWVRDHRIHHKFSETDADPHNAHRGFFFSHVGWLMQRKHPEVRRQGRQVDMSDVLADPLVRFHNKYFSLLKLLFCFVIPAVVPPLLWGEGWYSAAMGCSVVRYVIFLNAAWSVNSLAHIWGGKPYDREISPTENTLVTWLTAGEGWHNYHHAIPWDYKAAELGPSSINWTTYLIEMFSRIGWAYDLKSPSKDLVRRLVQRRGDGTHFKWGAGKKGQDDAVGQDGGDSFQQWGASREMPEEIQAKSG, from the exons ATGGCTTCCGAGGTGTCGTCGCAAGATGGCGCGAGGCAGCCCCTCATCTGGGGCAACGTGATAGGGATCGCGCTGTTCCACCTGCTGGCCCTGTACGGCCTGGTGACCCTGCCCCTCGCGCAGATCCGGTGGCAGACCTACCTCTGGG CTTACTTCCTGTACCTTGCCGGAGGGTTCGGAGTGGCGGGTGGCGTGCACCGCCTGTGGTCACACCGCACCTACAAGGCCAGGTGGCCGCTCAAAGTCATCCTCCTCATGTGCTACTCTGTGTCGGGAATG aaTTCTGTGTACGACTGGGTCCGGGATCACAGGATTCACCACAAGTTCAGCGAGACGGACGCGGACCCCCACAACGCCCACAGAGGATTCTTCTTCTCTCACGTGGGCTGGCTGATGCAGAGGAAACACCCGGAAGTGCGCCGACAGGGACGCCAGGTGGACATGAGCGACGTGCTGGCTGACCCCTTGGTCAGGTTCCACAACAA GTACTTCTCCCTGTTGAAGCTGCTGTTCTGCTTCGTGATCCCCGCAGTGGTGCCGCCACTGCTTTGGGGTGAGGGCTGGTACAGCGCCGCCATGGGCTGCAGTGTGGTGCGCTACGTCATCTTCCTCAACGCCGCCTGGTCCGTCAACAGCCTGGCGCACATCTGGGGCGGCAAGCCCTACGACAG GGAGATCAGCCCTACAGAGAACACTCTGGTGACGTGGCTGACGGCTGGGGAAGGCTGGCACAACTACCACCACGCTATTCCCTGGGACTACAAGGCGGCAGAGTTAGGTCCTTCCAGCATCAACTGGACCACCTACCTCATAGAAATGTTCTCCAGGATCGGCTGGGCCTACGACCTTAAGAGTCCTTCGAAAGACCTCGTTCGTCGACTAGTGCAGCGGAGAGGAGACGGCACCCACTTCAAATGGGGCGCCGGGAAGAAGGGGCAAGATGACGCGGTGGGGCAAGACGGGGGAGACAGTTTCCAACAGTGGGGCGCATCCAGAGAGATGCCGGAAGAGATTCAAGCAAAGAGCGGTTGA